In Streptomyces sp. NBC_01717, one DNA window encodes the following:
- a CDS encoding flavoprotein, which translates to MSAGSRGVLGVVGAATDGVEQLRTGLVEPAIALGWQVAVTLTPDASKWLRANGELDRLEAVTGLPVRDTPRLPTEARPHPVANCYVVAPASANYVAKLATGIADNQALTQVSEALGTIDVPVVVFPRVNAAHVRHPAWDGHVAALRKADVELIYGPDVWPLYEPREGPAVRQLPWAAITESIQHVTARAARHPL; encoded by the coding sequence GTGAGTGCAGGAAGCCGCGGAGTGCTTGGAGTCGTGGGCGCGGCAACCGATGGAGTCGAGCAACTCCGCACCGGCCTGGTCGAGCCAGCGATCGCCCTCGGCTGGCAGGTAGCCGTGACCCTGACCCCAGATGCCAGCAAATGGCTGCGGGCGAACGGCGAACTGGACCGACTGGAAGCCGTAACCGGCCTCCCAGTCCGGGATACGCCTCGCCTACCGACCGAGGCTCGCCCACACCCGGTCGCCAACTGCTACGTCGTCGCCCCGGCAAGCGCGAACTACGTTGCCAAGCTCGCAACGGGCATCGCCGACAACCAAGCACTGACGCAGGTGAGCGAGGCACTCGGCACGATCGACGTTCCGGTCGTGGTGTTCCCGCGGGTCAACGCAGCACACGTACGGCACCCAGCGTGGGACGGGCATGTCGCGGCCCTACGGAAGGCGGACGTAGAGCTCATCTACGGTCCTGACGTCTGGCCGCTCTATGAACCCCGCGAAGGGCCAGCAGTTCGACAGCTCCCCTGGGCCGCGATCACGGAGTCCATCCAGCACGTGACAGCCCGGGCTGCTCGACACCCGCTTTAG
- a CDS encoding class I SAM-dependent methyltransferase, giving the protein MLEHQDETRAAYDGVVELYASMFANRLETQPFARNMIGTFAELVRDTGNLRAADVGCGPGHLTAMLHGLGLDAFGLDLSPAMVDHARRANPALRFDEARMEALPVEDCALGGVLAHYSMIHTPPGELPALLAEQVRVLAPGGLLLVSFFATDEPEPVRFDHKVAPAYSWPVDRFAELLAGAGLVTFARLLHDPASERGFLDAHLLARLQ; this is encoded by the coding sequence GTGTTGGAACACCAGGACGAGACCAGGGCGGCCTACGACGGGGTCGTCGAGCTGTATGCGTCGATGTTCGCCAATCGGTTGGAGACACAGCCGTTCGCGCGGAACATGATCGGCACCTTCGCTGAGCTCGTGCGTGATACGGGGAACCTGCGGGCAGCCGACGTCGGGTGCGGACCCGGCCATCTGACGGCCATGCTGCACGGCTTGGGGCTGGACGCCTTCGGGCTCGACCTCTCCCCGGCGATGGTCGACCACGCCCGGCGGGCCAATCCGGCGCTGCGGTTCGACGAAGCGCGGATGGAGGCCCTGCCGGTCGAGGACTGCGCGCTCGGCGGCGTGCTGGCCCACTACTCGATGATCCACACCCCTCCTGGGGAACTACCCGCGCTGCTCGCCGAGCAGGTGCGTGTCCTGGCACCAGGGGGCCTGCTCCTGGTCTCGTTTTTCGCGACCGATGAACCCGAGCCGGTCCGCTTCGACCACAAGGTGGCGCCCGCCTATAGCTGGCCGGTGGACCGGTTCGCCGAGCTGCTGGCCGGGGCCGGGCTCGTCACGTTCGCCCGGCTGCTCCACGACCCGGCCTCCGAGCGGGGCTTCCTCGACGCCCACCTGCTGGCCCGCCTCCAGTAG